DNA sequence from the Siniperca chuatsi isolate FFG_IHB_CAS linkage group LG3, ASM2008510v1, whole genome shotgun sequence genome:
CTTTTGTGTTTAATACATGTCAGTGGACAGAGAGTATACCACAGAGGGTGGCTTTGAGCAACTGCAAACATGCTGAAGGTgctaaagacattaaaaaagtttccaaaatgcaaaatattttatttcaatatgCAGTTAAATAACTCCACCTGCTGGTGTGTGGCTTAATTACAAACAAGTATTTTACTGAAATTTCTGGTCTGTTCTTTATGGTCAATGACACAAGCAGAAACACAAGGCTCGTTCTCTGTAACATGAGACGTGCTGTGGTTAAGAGCTATTCAAATAAACCTGCACTGACTTCTAAATGGCTACAAGTGGGATTGTTGACTAGACTGTCATGCCATATTCTATCATCATAAACTACATGAGCAAATAATCTTCTCAGCGGTAGAACAGTAAAACAGCAGCCTCAGTCATCTCTTTGGAAGCGCTCCAGCCTTGCTCCCTTCCCAGTCTGTCCCAGTCAAATGATGGGAAGTCCCCACACTGGTCAGGGTGGAAATATCCACCTCCTCCTATACAgtactgcagacacacaaaacaacaggaTTATTACACTGTGTATCATTTGCTGTGTTGACTGACAGCAGAAATGTGATGATGGATTCAGACTCACATGTTCAGTGTTGTATCCAGTGATCGGCTTGACGCCGGAGCAGATAGCCATGGCTGAACGTTCATTGTTTATTGCTCTGAATGTGATGAAACCTGGTTCAGTCTCCACTTGCATatgaacagaaataaacagtgaGTTTCTCAAAGGCTAGCTTGCTAACAGCAGCATTTGGTTTAGATAGTTAATTTCTTTCTCGTTTTAGAATCCAATGATAACCTTTAACCTTGAAAGtttattgaatatttaataattacCATTTTTGTAGTTAACTTATATCAGtaaatatttttggaaaatgtgataaaatgaataattacactttaatgGCCCCAAGCACCAATCCAGATTGATATCCACATCCACCCATGATGGAGAAAAAGCTCTTTATTATCTCCATTTCCCTCTTGCTACATGAGCTTTTTACCTCTTGGATTGGGTCCATATAACATTTTGGTGGACTCTCTGTCTCCATGGTCATACACAATGGGAATAGCTGGCCCTCTGTTGTTAAAGGAGCCAATGTCGTATCTCACTGGATATTGCTGGAAGAATGTGACACAATTTTGTCTTCAGTCATGAGGGCATGTACCTGTAAAACTGCAGGTTTGCTTGTGTAGTTAATcgttattgtattattattatattctatACCTTATGCATTTGTTATCTAAGTTATAACTTAACATCACCACACTACTAAGTTACCTTGAAGAGCTGAAATAGGTTCCCTCCATACAGGCGGAGAAAGCGGCTGTCAGTGTGGTAGCGGAGGATGGCTGCCAGGTTCCAGTGCTCCAGCGGGAAGTTGTTGGGAACATGCCACACAGACATGTCTTCTGCTACTATATCATAGTAACCTGGATTCTGTCACAGTGTACACACTATTGTCATGACTCTCATTGTGGTTTAGATCACAGTTAACTTCTTTTGCATCAGGTAGATTTGCTCATTTTGCTAATTTTTCCTCCTCTGACCTTTAATTTTtattgacaaataaaaagacaaatgtaacTTGACCATTACCGGTGTTGCACCAAATTCTGTGACCCAAGAAGGAACTATAATGCAACAGCAAACATTTGTATCATACTTGATCACATGCCTTATTTCAATAGCAGCTCTAACCAAAAATGGTGCCTCCATAGTATTTAGATAGGGTCACAAAGTTTAACCGCAAAGATGTGATCCCATAGAAATAGAGAGGGTAACAAATATTGACTGCTGTTATAGCAGATGTGTGCATAGGTCTGTCTGTAGAGCACTCACCTATCAAT
Encoded proteins:
- the LOC122873850 gene encoding intelectin-like isoform X1 — encoded protein: MQKMLHHIVLLLAVFVSVDHVCFAAAASSQIGNTLGIVLVNEEVTHTETTKDVATTQNLIETNFEHLEKLRNRSRYVARSCKEIRERYSEQEDGLYYLTTANGMVYQTFCDMTTAGGGWTLVASVHENSIYGRCTVGDRWSSQQGNNANLPDGDGTWSNRNTFGTAEGATSDDFKNPGYYDIVAEDMSVWHVPNNFPLEHWNLAAILRYHTDSRFLRLYGGNLFQLFKQYPVRYDIGSFNNRGPAIPIVYDHGDRESTKMLYGPNPRVETEPGFITFRAINNERSAMAICSGVKPITGYNTEHYCIGGGGYFHPDQCGDFPSFDWDRLGREQGWSASKEMTEAAVLLFYR
- the LOC122873850 gene encoding intelectin-like isoform X3, which encodes MLHHIVLLLAVFVSVDHVCFAAAASSQIGNTLGIVLVNEEVTHTETTKDVATTQNLIETNFEHLEKLRNRSRYVARSCKEIRERYSEQEDGLYYLTTANGMVYQTFCDMTTAGGGWTLVASVHENSIYGRCTVGDRWSSQQGNNANLPDGDGTWSNRNTFGTAEGATSDDFKNPGYYDIVAEDMSVWHVPNNFPLEHWNLAAILRYHTDSRFLRLYGGNLFQLFKQYPVRYDIGSFNNRGPAIPIVYDHGDRESTKMLYGPNPRVETEPGFITFRAINNERSAMAICSGVKPITGYNTEHYCIGGGGYFHPDQCGDFPSFDWDRLGREQGWSASKEMTEAAVLLFYR
- the LOC122873850 gene encoding intelectin-like isoform X4 yields the protein MLHHIVLLLAVFVSVDHVCFAAAASSQIVNEEVTHTETTKDVATTQNLIETNFEHLEKLRNRSRYVARSCKEIRERYSEQEDGLYYLTTANGMVYQTFCDMTTAGGGWTLVASVHENSIYGRCTVGDRWSSQQGNNANLPDGDGTWSNRNTFGTAEGATSDDFKNPGYYDIVAEDMSVWHVPNNFPLEHWNLAAILRYHTDSRFLRLYGGNLFQLFKQYPVRYDIGSFNNRGPAIPIVYDHGDRESTKMLYGPNPRVETEPGFITFRAINNERSAMAICSGVKPITGYNTEHYCIGGGGYFHPDQCGDFPSFDWDRLGREQGWSASKEMTEAAVLLFYR
- the LOC122873850 gene encoding intelectin-like isoform X2, giving the protein MNKEIQEMQKMLHHIVLLLAVFVSVDHVCFAAAASSQIVNEEVTHTETTKDVATTQNLIETNFEHLEKLRNRSRYVARSCKEIRERYSEQEDGLYYLTTANGMVYQTFCDMTTAGGGWTLVASVHENSIYGRCTVGDRWSSQQGNNANLPDGDGTWSNRNTFGTAEGATSDDFKNPGYYDIVAEDMSVWHVPNNFPLEHWNLAAILRYHTDSRFLRLYGGNLFQLFKQYPVRYDIGSFNNRGPAIPIVYDHGDRESTKMLYGPNPRVETEPGFITFRAINNERSAMAICSGVKPITGYNTEHYCIGGGGYFHPDQCGDFPSFDWDRLGREQGWSASKEMTEAAVLLFYR